One stretch of Bombina bombina isolate aBomBom1 chromosome 7, aBomBom1.pri, whole genome shotgun sequence DNA includes these proteins:
- the PPP1R10 gene encoding LOW QUALITY PROTEIN: serine/threonine-protein phosphatase 1 regulatory subunit 10 (The sequence of the model RefSeq protein was modified relative to this genomic sequence to represent the inferred CDS: deleted 2 bases in 2 codons): protein MGSEAIDPQELLKGLDCFIGLNGEVKTQEAMTKIFNLMKESKKMVSRCIYLNIILQTHSDEILAKFIRVGGYKLMNNWLTYSRGSNNTPLLHQILLTLQHLPLTVDHLKLNNTAKLVKQLSKSSEDEELRKLACVLVGDWMAVIRSQSNLLAEKEKKKKKEDPRKSPVPDKIPEAKTESNWEDQGDKKKEKPKTLRTTAPSHAKFRSTGLEVEAPSLVPVKKPTPAAPVLSDKYNLKPIPVKRQSPSLTPGEAAPVEKKYKPLNTTPNTTKEIKVKIIPPQPIESLGFLDALNSAPVPGIKIKKKKKMGSPTNNKSNPFDSKAPGDTTISTKPSSPESEQSVETMEVERPGTPVPADEVPEPMETAPAPPPAPTEAKPIEAEVPQLTKKGKKKKTVSWPEESKLREYFYFELDETERVNVNKIKDFGEAAKQEMLKDRQAFQDGRRIVEDTMEESIPWTLPRLISLPEALVHSGSNSTERQTQAEREKGILQEIFLSRESVPDSPHEPDPEPYEPCPPKLIPLAEENSMDDSVYGEPMDQSGASQSPDTSGSAKLPPVLANLMGSMGNSKNQSNPLPGTMQEILSSIMGAQGNTKPEDLMNQPDFSDKIKQLLGSLQNQGPPGPAGPGQALLGPAPVGNGFPNQATNHSPQHLPPPHQPPHQPPHQPPPQHYPPPGPPGPPFQGPHGPPPGPRMMGPPPPPPQHDGYWEPPPNENMRGGGPHGGGMRGGDRGPPPPFHRNRGGRGDPGFRGRGGRGGERGPPGGGRNGPHGMEHRGHGHRGDKSDRPVCRHFMMKGNCRYESNCAFYHPGINGPHLP, encoded by the exons ATGGGGTCCGAAGCTATAGACCCCCAGGAGCTTCTGAAAGGGCTGGACTGTTTTATTGGGCTAAATGGAGAAGTGAAAACCCAAGAGGCAATGACCAAAATATTCAA TTTAATGAAAGAATCAAAGAAGATGGTTAGCCGGTGCATTTACCTAAATATCATCCTTCAAACGCATTCTGATGAAATTCTGGCCAA GTTTATCAGAGTAGGAGGGTATAAGCTGATGAATAATTGGTTAACATACTCCAGGGGCAGTAATAATACCCCTCTTCTGCACCAGATCCTTCTGACCCTCCAGCATCTGCCCCTCACTGTCGATCATCTCAAGCTG AATAATACAGCAAAGCTTGTGAAACAGTTAAGCAAGTCAAGTGAGGATGAAG AACTTCGAAAGTTGGCTTGTGTTTTGGTTGGGGACTGGATGGCTGTTATTAGGTCTCAGAGCAACTTGCTTGCAG aaaaagagaagaaaaagaaaaaggaagatccTAGAAAGTCACCTGTTCCTGATAAGATTCCTGAAGCTAAAACAGAATCTAATTGGGAG GATCAAGGagataagaaaaaggaaaaacctaAAACCTTACGCACAACTGCCCCAAGTCACGCTAAATTTCGCTCTACTG GTCTTGAGGTAGAAGCTCCATCGCTTGTCCCGGTTAAGAAGCCCACACCAGCTGCTCCTGTGTTATCAGACAAGTACAACTTGAAACCCATCCCTGTAAAGAGACAGAG tcCTTCTTTAACTCCTGGAGAAGCTGCTCCAGTAGAAAAGAAATATAAACCACTGAACACCACCCCAAATACTACAAAAGAGATCAAAGTCAAAATAATACCACCACAAC CGATTGAGAGTTTGGGATTCTTAGATGCACTAAATTCCGCCCCAGTTCCAGGCATAAAGattaaaaagaagaagaaaatggGTTCACCCACCAACAATAAG TCCAATCCGTTTGATAGCAAGGCCCCGGGTGACACAACTATCAGTACCAAGCCATCGTCACCCGAGTCCGAGCAATCTGTGGAAACCATGGAGGTGGAAAGACCAGGAACACCAGTTCCAGCAGATGAGGTTCCGGAGCCTATGGAAA cAGCCCCTGCTCCTCCTCCTGCCCCAACTGAAGCTAAGCCAATTGAAGCTGAAGTGCCTCAACTGACCAaaaaagggaagaagaaaaaaactgtTAGTTGGCCAGAAGAGAGCAAACTGCGGGAGTATTTCTACTTTGAGTTGGATGAGACTGAAAGAG TAAATGTCAATAAGATCAAGGACTTTGGTGAAGCAGCCAAACAAGAGATGCTAAAGGACCGACAAGCCTTCCAGGACGGACGTAGGATAGTTGAAGACACCATGGAAGAAAGCATCCCATGGACTCTCCCTCGTCTTATTTCCCTTCCTGAAGCCCTTGTACATAGTGGTAGCAACAGCACAGAAAGACAAACCCaggcagagagagaaaaaggaatctTGCAGGAGATC TTCCTGTCTAGAGAAAG TGTTCCTGACAGCCCTCACGAACCAGATCCTGAGCCATACGAACCGTGTCCTCCTAAACTTATTCCATTAGCTGAG gaaaaCTCAATGGATGACAGTGTTTATGGTGAACCCATGGACCAGAGTGGCGCATCTCAGTCTCCAGACACATCAGGAAGTGCCAAACTGCCACCAGTGCTTGCAAACCTAATGGGCAGCATGGGGAACTCCAAGAATCAATCTAATCCCCTGCCTGGCACTATGCAAGAAATCCTTTCATCAATTATG ggtgcTCAGGGCAATACAAAACCAGAGGACCTCATGAATCAGCCAGACTTCTCCGACAAGATTAAACAATTGTTGGGCTCTTTACAGAACCAAGGACCACCAGGGCCTG CTGGACCGGGACAAGCGTTGCTGGGACCAGCACCAGTTGGAAATGGCTTTCCAAATCAAGCTACAAACCATTCACCACAGCACCTGCCACCACCACATCAGCCACCTCACCAACCACCCCATCAACCACCACCTCAACACTACCCACCACCAGGTCCCCCTGGACCTCCATTCCAAG GTCCCCATGGCCCACCACCTGGCCCCAGAATGATGggacctccaccaccaccaccacaacatGATGGTTATTGGGAACCTCCACCTAATGAGAACATGCGAGGGGGTGGACCTCATGGAGGGGGAatgagaggaggagacagaggacCACCACCCCCATTCCACAGAAACCGAGGAGGAAGAGGAGATCCAGGCTTTAGAGGGAGAGGAggtagaggaggagagagagggcctCCAGGAGGCGGACGGAATGGCCCCCATGGAATGGAGCACAGGGGACATGGACACAGAGGAG ATAAATCTGACCGTCCTGTCTGCCGACACTTCATGATGAAGGGGAACTGCCGGTATGAGAGTAACTGTGCCTTTTATCATCCGGGAATAAACGGCCCCCACCTTCCCTAG